The Schistocerca nitens isolate TAMUIC-IGC-003100 chromosome 2, iqSchNite1.1, whole genome shotgun sequence nucleotide sequence AACAAATAATGAATTTCATTGCTCTGTGTTTGTGTAAGAAATGTACTTAACAAGAAAATTGCGGAATCAGAACGTTAGTAGTGACGTGAAAGTTCTTGTGTTGTTGCGTGTGTGGAAGTCGTAGTGCTCTACTTGCTATATCGTGACAACTTACTATACGCTCAGAGCATACGGTGTAAACTAAAGCAAGTCACTTTCTTTTGACAGGTTGCTGGCGTCACGCTCGTAGTAGCAGTACAGTTCATGATGACAGCTGGATTCCCCACTTCATGGCCGGCCCCTCCAGAACCTGAAGACGACGGTCACCATGGCCACCACCACAATGATGAATACGATCACGATCTTGACGATCACCATGGCCATCACCACAATGATGAATACCATCACCATCATGACGATCACCATGGCCACCAACACAATGATGAATACCATCACCATCATGACGATCACCATGGCCACCACCACAATGATGAATACCATCACCATCATGAAGATCACCATTTCCACCACCACAATGATGAATACCATCACCATCATGACGATCACCATGGCCACCAACACAATGATGAATACGATCACCATCATGACGATCACCACGGTCACCACCGTGATGATCACCACGATCGTGACGATTACTTCCACCATGGCTTCCCTCCTGTAGGTTACATAT carries:
- the LOC126234362 gene encoding histidine-rich glycoprotein-like; its protein translation is MNKVLVAGVTLVVAVQFMMTAGFPTSWPAPPEPEDDGHHGHHHNDEYDHDLDDHHGHHHNDEYHHHHDDHHGHQHNDEYHHHHDDHHGHHHNDEYHHHHEDHHFHHHNDEYHHHHDDHHGHQHNDEYDHHHDDHHGHHRDDHHDRDDYFHHGFPPVGYI